In the genome of Cellulomonas sp. WB94, one region contains:
- a CDS encoding metalloregulator ArsR/SmtB family transcription factor — translation MQSREFKDAVFEQFARVAGAFASPKRLEIVDLLAQGPRSVESIAQQASMTVNATSRNLQILRNAGLVTSTRHAQRVVYRIADPSVVAAYRALRDTAEARIAEVRQLAQAFFGEVDGVEPLSLEELVKRSARGDVVVVDVRPAEEFAAGHIPGAVSIPLGDLTDRMADLPVDAAVVAYCRGPYCVLSAQAVRRLRAAGIPARRLDAGVDDWRQTGRPVESGAA, via the coding sequence GTGCAGAGCCGCGAGTTCAAGGACGCAGTGTTCGAGCAGTTCGCGCGGGTGGCTGGCGCGTTCGCGAGCCCGAAGCGCCTGGAGATCGTCGATCTGCTGGCGCAGGGGCCGCGGTCTGTCGAGTCCATCGCCCAGCAGGCGTCGATGACGGTGAACGCCACGTCGCGGAACCTGCAGATCCTGCGCAACGCCGGTCTGGTGACCTCCACGCGTCATGCCCAGCGCGTGGTGTACCGGATCGCTGACCCGAGCGTCGTGGCGGCCTACCGGGCGTTGCGGGACACGGCCGAGGCGCGGATCGCGGAAGTGCGCCAGCTCGCGCAGGCGTTCTTCGGTGAGGTCGACGGTGTCGAGCCCCTGAGTCTCGAGGAGCTCGTCAAGCGCTCCGCGCGCGGCGACGTGGTCGTGGTCGACGTGCGTCCGGCCGAGGAGTTCGCCGCGGGGCACATCCCGGGGGCGGTCAGCATCCCGCTGGGAGACCTGACGGACAGGATGGCGGATCTGCCTGTCGACGCCGCGGTCGTGGCCTACTGCCGCGGTCCGTACTGCGTGCTGTCCGCCCAGGCCGTGCGACGGCTGCGTGCGGCGGGGATCCCGGCGCGACGCCTTGATGCCGGCGTCGACGACTGGCGCCAGACCGGCCGGCCGGTCGAGTCCGGCGCAGCCTGA
- a CDS encoding DsrE family protein, with translation MSVFLMGDGVTVAMRNQKTPDGYYRLDRMLAAVPRSGGAVLCCGTCMDARGINEELLTDDAHRSTMDELADLTIAADKVLVF, from the coding sequence GTGAGCGTGTTCCTCATGGGCGACGGCGTCACCGTCGCGATGCGCAACCAGAAGACTCCGGACGGCTACTACAGGCTCGACCGGATGCTGGCCGCGGTGCCGCGCAGCGGTGGTGCGGTGCTGTGCTGCGGCACGTGCATGGACGCGCGCGGGATCAACGAGGAGCTGCTCACGGACGACGCGCACCGCTCGACCATGGACGAGCTCGCAGACCTGACGATCGCCGCAGACAAGGTCCTGGTGTTCTGA
- a CDS encoding IS256 family transposase, whose protein sequence is MAMDQSALLDLLAALKDTDVSDRIRTATEHLYQELIDAEATAVIGAGPWQRTQARTALRNGSRDRVLTTTAGDLDLRIPKLRTGSFFPSLLERRRRVDQALFAVVMEAYLHGVSTRKVDDLVRALGADTGISKSEVSRICAGLDEEVSAFRDRSLADAGFPYVFLDATYCKARVGRRVVSQAVVIATGVRADGHREVLGFDVGDSENGAFWTSFLRSLKARGLGGVALVISDAHEGLKTAIASVLLGSSWQRCRVHFTRNVLDAVSKTNAEMVAAAIRTIFAQPDAAHVAEQFEVIATMLTRSHPKVGHMLTDAREDLLAFTAFPASHWKKIWSTNPLERLNKEVKRRTDVVGVFPNPAALLRLAGAVLVEAHDEWAATDRRYLSENSMAQLATMTLTTQEVDHTELLTA, encoded by the coding sequence ATGGCTATGGACCAGTCTGCCCTGCTCGACCTGCTCGCCGCATTGAAGGACACCGACGTCAGCGACCGGATCCGGACCGCGACCGAGCACCTGTATCAAGAGCTGATCGACGCCGAGGCGACCGCGGTGATCGGCGCCGGCCCCTGGCAGCGCACGCAGGCCCGCACGGCGTTGCGCAACGGGTCGCGGGACCGGGTGTTGACGACCACGGCCGGGGACCTGGACCTGCGGATCCCCAAGCTGCGCACCGGGTCGTTCTTCCCGTCCTTGCTCGAGCGGCGCCGCCGGGTCGACCAGGCACTGTTCGCGGTCGTGATGGAGGCCTACCTGCACGGGGTCAGCACCAGGAAGGTCGACGACCTGGTCAGGGCCCTGGGGGCCGACACCGGGATCTCCAAGAGTGAGGTCTCCCGGATCTGCGCGGGCCTGGACGAGGAGGTCTCGGCGTTCCGTGACCGGTCCCTGGCCGACGCGGGGTTCCCCTACGTGTTCCTGGACGCGACGTACTGCAAGGCCAGGGTCGGGCGCCGGGTGGTGTCCCAGGCCGTGGTCATCGCCACCGGGGTCCGCGCCGACGGGCACCGTGAGGTCCTCGGCTTCGACGTCGGAGACTCCGAGAACGGCGCCTTCTGGACCAGCTTCCTGCGCTCGCTCAAGGCCCGCGGGCTGGGCGGTGTGGCGCTGGTCATCTCCGACGCCCACGAGGGCCTGAAGACCGCGATCGCCTCGGTCCTGCTCGGCTCGTCCTGGCAACGCTGCCGGGTCCACTTCACCCGCAACGTCCTCGACGCGGTGTCCAAGACGAACGCCGAGATGGTCGCCGCCGCGATCCGCACGATCTTCGCCCAACCCGACGCCGCCCACGTCGCCGAGCAGTTCGAAGTCATCGCGACCATGCTGACCCGCTCCCACCCGAAGGTCGGGCACATGCTCACCGACGCCCGCGAGGACCTGCTCGCCTTCACCGCGTTCCCCGCCAGCCACTGGAAGAAGATCTGGTCGACCAACCCCCTGGAACGACTGAACAAGGAGGTCAAACGCCGCACCGACGTCGTGGGGGTCTTCCCCAACCCCGCCGCCCTGCTGCGCCTGGCCGGCGCCGTCCTGGTCGAGGCCCACGACGAATGGGCCGCCACCGACCGCCGCTACCTATCCGAGAACTCCATGGCCCAACTCGCCACCATGACCCTGACGACCCAGGAGGTGGACCACACCGAACTCCTCACGGCATGA
- a CDS encoding DUF4389 domain-containing protein: MREPRTLDDNGQAPGSRRQRRSSTSRRHATVASEQPYPAHLDIDYPQKLDRFTSFFRLIAIIPIAIVSSALSASVNETVTTITGDNVITTTTRSGGGVAGGLFAATVLMIVFRRRYPRWWFDFAREFARFGTRVGAYLFLLTDTYPSTVEAQSVHLEIDYPDVEPDLSRWLPLVKWLLAVPHYVVLVFLWVGALFVWVIAWFAILFTGRYPKALFDYTVGVARWGLRVQAYAFLLVTDTYPPFTLR, encoded by the coding sequence GTGCGGGAACCGAGAACGCTCGATGACAACGGCCAGGCGCCCGGTTCCCGCCGACAGCGCAGGTCGTCCACCAGCAGGAGGCACGCGACGGTCGCATCGGAGCAGCCCTACCCGGCCCACCTGGACATCGACTACCCCCAGAAGCTTGACCGGTTCACGTCGTTCTTCCGACTCATTGCGATCATCCCGATCGCCATCGTCTCGTCGGCCCTGAGCGCGTCGGTCAACGAGACCGTCACCACGATCACCGGCGACAACGTGATCACCACCACTACCCGCAGCGGCGGCGGCGTCGCCGGTGGGCTGTTCGCGGCCACGGTGCTGATGATCGTGTTCCGCCGCCGCTACCCGCGATGGTGGTTCGACTTCGCGCGGGAGTTCGCGCGCTTCGGTACGCGAGTCGGTGCCTACCTGTTCCTGCTCACCGACACCTACCCCTCCACGGTCGAGGCGCAGTCGGTGCACCTGGAGATCGACTACCCCGACGTCGAGCCAGACCTCAGCCGCTGGCTACCGCTGGTCAAGTGGCTGCTCGCCGTCCCCCACTACGTCGTGCTCGTGTTCCTGTGGGTCGGTGCGCTCTTCGTGTGGGTGATCGCCTGGTTCGCGATCCTGTTCACCGGGCGCTACCCGAAGGCCCTGTTCGACTACACCGTCGGCGTGGCCCGGTGGGGGCTGCGCGTGCAGGCCTACGCCTTCCTGCTCGTCACCGACACCTACCCGCCGTTCACCCTGCGCTGA